Proteins from a genomic interval of Salmo salar chromosome ssa14, Ssal_v3.1, whole genome shotgun sequence:
- the LOC106570401 gene encoding focal adhesion kinase 1 isoform X27 → MPSTRDYEIQRDRIELGRCIGEGQFGDVHQGVYNSPENPTLNVAIKTCKNSTSDSVREKFLQEALTMRQFDHPHIVKLIGVITENPVWIIMELCTMGELRSFLQVRKYNLDLSTLILFSHQLSTALAYLESKRFVHRDIAARNVLVSSTDCVMLGDFGLSRYMEDSSYYKASKGKLPIKWMAPESINFRRFTSASDVWMFGVCMWEILMYGIKPFQGVKNNDVIGRIENGERLAMPHNCPPTLYSLMTKCWAYDPSKRPRFTELKTQLSTILEEEKAQQEERLRMEMRRQVTVSWDSGGSDEAPPKPSRPGYPSPRSSEGFYPSPQHAGQLNHYQVGYPGPHGMPAMPSGGYPPQAGVLDPHETWNHHRPGDVPMWSPNMEDGGVLDLRGLGQVLPPHLMEERLMMQQQQMEEDQRWLEQEECFLKPESRNSRGSIDREDCSLQGPTGNQHIYQPVGLGKPEHVAPPKKPPRPGAPSHLGSLASLNPVDSYNEGVKPWRIQPQEISPPPTANLDRSNDKVYENVTGLVKAVIEMSSKIQPAPPEEYVPMVKEVGLALRTLLATVDETIPVLPASTHREIEMAQKLLNSDLAELINKMKLAQQYVLTSLQQDYKKQMLTAAHALAVDAKNLLDVIDQARLKMIHAQSRGSH, encoded by the exons ATGCCCTCAA CCAGGGACTATGAGATCCAGAGAGACAGGATAGAGCTGGGACGCTGCATCGGCGAGGGACAGTTTGGAGATGTCCACCAGGGAGTCTACAACAGCCCG GAGAATCCCACTCTAAACGTGGCCATTAAAACATGCAAGAACAGCACGTCGGACAGCGTGCGCGAGAAGTTCCTTCAGGAAGCAC TGACCATGCGTCAGTTCGACCACCCCCACATAGTGAAGCTGATTGGTGTGATCACAGAAAACCCAGTGTGGATCATCATGGAGCTGTGCACGATGGGAGAG TTGAGGTCATTTTTACAAGTAAGGAAGTACAACCTGGACCTATCAACGTTGATCCTGTTCTCCCACCAGCTCAGCACAGCTTTGGCCTACCTGGAGAGCAAACGCTTTGTCCATAG GGACATTGCTGCCAGGAACGTGCTAGTGTCTTCCACAGACTGTGTGATGCTGGGAGACTTTGGCCTCTCCCGCTACATGGAAGACTCCTCCTACTACAAAG CTTCCAAAGGGAAACTGCCAATCAAATGGATGGCTCCAGAGTCCATCAACTTCAGACGCTTTACCTCAGCCAGCGACGTGTGGATGTTTG gtgtgtgtatgtgggagaTCCTCATGTACGGTATCAAGCCCTTCCAGGGGGTAAAGAACAATGATGTCATCGGGCGGATAGAGAACGGAGAGCGTCTGGCCATGCCCCACAACTGTCCCCCCACCCTGTACAGCCTGATGACCAAGTGCTGGGCCTACGACCCCAGCAAGAGACCCCGCTTCACAGAGCTCAAAACCCAGCTCAG TACTATCCTAGAGGAGGAGAAGGCCCAGCAGGAGGAGAGACTAAGGATGGAGATGAGACGTCAGGTCACTGTGTCCTGGGACTCAGGGGGCTCCGACGAGGCCCCCCCTAAA CCTAGCAGACCTGGTTACCCCAGCCCTCGGTCTAGTGAAGGATTCTACCCCAGCCCTCAGCACGCAGGGCAGCTCAACCATTACCAG GTCGGGTACCCTGGCCCCCACGGCATGCCCGCTATGCCCAGTGGCGGGTACCCTCCCCAGGCCGGTGTCCTGGACCCCCATGAGACCTGGAACCACCACCGGCCAGGGGACGTCCCCATGTGGTCCCCCAACATGGAG gatgGAGGTGTGTTGGACTTGCGTGGTTTGGGCCAGGTGCTGCCCCCCCACCTGATGGAGGAGAGGCTGATGATGCAGCAGCAGCAGATGGAGGAGGACCAGCGCTGGTTGGAGCAGGAGGAGTGCTTCCTG AAGCCAGAATCCAGGAACTCGCGGGGCAGCATTGACCGGGAGGACTGCAGTCTCCAGGGGCCG ACGGGAAACCAACACATATACCAACCAGTGGGACTGGGGAAACCAG agcaTGTGGCCCCTCCTAAGAAGCCTCCTCGTCCTGGAGCCCCCAGCCacctgggcagtctggccagccTCAACCCTGTAGACAGCTACAACGAGGGGGTCAAG CCCTGGAGG ATCCAGCCTCAGGAGATCAGCCCTCCCCCCACGGCCAACTTGGACCGCTCCAACGACAAGGTGTATGAGAACGTGACGGGCCTGGTCAAGGCTGTTATAGAGATGTCCAGTAAGATCCAGCCAGCCCCTCCAGAAGAGTACGTCCCTATGGTCAAG GAGGTGGGACTAGCTTTGAGAACCCTATTGGCCACAGTGGACGAGACCATACCAGTGTTACCAGCAAGCACACACAGAGAG ATTGAGATGGCCCAGAAGCTCTTGAACTCTGACCTGGCCGAGCTGATCAACAAGATGAAGCTGGCCCAGCAGTATGTCCTCACCAGCCTGCAGCAGGACTACAAGAAACAAATGCTGACTGCCGCACATGCCCTGGCTGTGGATGCCAAGAACCTGCTGGATGTCATTGACCAGGCCCGGCTCAAGATGATCCATGCCCAGTCCCGGGGGTCACACTAG
- the LOC106570401 gene encoding focal adhesion kinase 1 isoform X26, which translates to MPSMSYGVDEARDYEIQRDRIELGRCIGEGQFGDVHQGVYNSPENPTLNVAIKTCKNSTSDSVREKFLQEALTMRQFDHPHIVKLIGVITENPVWIIMELCTMGELRSFLQVRKYNLDLSTLILFSHQLSTALAYLESKRFVHRDIAARNVLVSSTDCVMLGDFGLSRYMEDSSYYKASKGKLPIKWMAPESINFRRFTSASDVWMFGVCMWEILMYGIKPFQGVKNNDVIGRIENGERLAMPHNCPPTLYSLMTKCWAYDPSKRPRFTELKTQLSTILEEEKAQQEERLRMEMRRQVTVSWDSGGSDEAPPKPSRPGYPSPRSSEGFYPSPQHAGQLNHYQVGYPGPHGMPAMPSGGYPPQAGVLDPHETWNHHRPGDVPMWSPNMEDGGVLDLRGLGQVLPPHLMEERLMMQQQQMEEDQRWLEQEECFLKPESRNSRGSIDREDCSLQGPTGNQHIYQPVGLGKPEHVAPPKKPPRPGAPSHLGSLASLNPVDSYNEGVKPWRIQPQEISPPPTANLDRSNDKVYENVTGLVKAVIEMSSKIQPAPPEEYVPMVKEVGLALRTLLATVDETIPVLPASTHREIEMAQKLLNSDLAELINKMKLAQQYVLTSLQQDYKKQMLTAAHALAVDAKNLLDVIDQARLKMIHAQSRGSH; encoded by the exons ATGCCCTCAA TGAGCTATGGAGTAGATGAAG CCAGGGACTATGAGATCCAGAGAGACAGGATAGAGCTGGGACGCTGCATCGGCGAGGGACAGTTTGGAGATGTCCACCAGGGAGTCTACAACAGCCCG GAGAATCCCACTCTAAACGTGGCCATTAAAACATGCAAGAACAGCACGTCGGACAGCGTGCGCGAGAAGTTCCTTCAGGAAGCAC TGACCATGCGTCAGTTCGACCACCCCCACATAGTGAAGCTGATTGGTGTGATCACAGAAAACCCAGTGTGGATCATCATGGAGCTGTGCACGATGGGAGAG TTGAGGTCATTTTTACAAGTAAGGAAGTACAACCTGGACCTATCAACGTTGATCCTGTTCTCCCACCAGCTCAGCACAGCTTTGGCCTACCTGGAGAGCAAACGCTTTGTCCATAG GGACATTGCTGCCAGGAACGTGCTAGTGTCTTCCACAGACTGTGTGATGCTGGGAGACTTTGGCCTCTCCCGCTACATGGAAGACTCCTCCTACTACAAAG CTTCCAAAGGGAAACTGCCAATCAAATGGATGGCTCCAGAGTCCATCAACTTCAGACGCTTTACCTCAGCCAGCGACGTGTGGATGTTTG gtgtgtgtatgtgggagaTCCTCATGTACGGTATCAAGCCCTTCCAGGGGGTAAAGAACAATGATGTCATCGGGCGGATAGAGAACGGAGAGCGTCTGGCCATGCCCCACAACTGTCCCCCCACCCTGTACAGCCTGATGACCAAGTGCTGGGCCTACGACCCCAGCAAGAGACCCCGCTTCACAGAGCTCAAAACCCAGCTCAG TACTATCCTAGAGGAGGAGAAGGCCCAGCAGGAGGAGAGACTAAGGATGGAGATGAGACGTCAGGTCACTGTGTCCTGGGACTCAGGGGGCTCCGACGAGGCCCCCCCTAAA CCTAGCAGACCTGGTTACCCCAGCCCTCGGTCTAGTGAAGGATTCTACCCCAGCCCTCAGCACGCAGGGCAGCTCAACCATTACCAG GTCGGGTACCCTGGCCCCCACGGCATGCCCGCTATGCCCAGTGGCGGGTACCCTCCCCAGGCCGGTGTCCTGGACCCCCATGAGACCTGGAACCACCACCGGCCAGGGGACGTCCCCATGTGGTCCCCCAACATGGAG gatgGAGGTGTGTTGGACTTGCGTGGTTTGGGCCAGGTGCTGCCCCCCCACCTGATGGAGGAGAGGCTGATGATGCAGCAGCAGCAGATGGAGGAGGACCAGCGCTGGTTGGAGCAGGAGGAGTGCTTCCTG AAGCCAGAATCCAGGAACTCGCGGGGCAGCATTGACCGGGAGGACTGCAGTCTCCAGGGGCCG ACGGGAAACCAACACATATACCAACCAGTGGGACTGGGGAAACCAG agcaTGTGGCCCCTCCTAAGAAGCCTCCTCGTCCTGGAGCCCCCAGCCacctgggcagtctggccagccTCAACCCTGTAGACAGCTACAACGAGGGGGTCAAG CCCTGGAGG ATCCAGCCTCAGGAGATCAGCCCTCCCCCCACGGCCAACTTGGACCGCTCCAACGACAAGGTGTATGAGAACGTGACGGGCCTGGTCAAGGCTGTTATAGAGATGTCCAGTAAGATCCAGCCAGCCCCTCCAGAAGAGTACGTCCCTATGGTCAAG GAGGTGGGACTAGCTTTGAGAACCCTATTGGCCACAGTGGACGAGACCATACCAGTGTTACCAGCAAGCACACACAGAGAG ATTGAGATGGCCCAGAAGCTCTTGAACTCTGACCTGGCCGAGCTGATCAACAAGATGAAGCTGGCCCAGCAGTATGTCCTCACCAGCCTGCAGCAGGACTACAAGAAACAAATGCTGACTGCCGCACATGCCCTGGCTGTGGATGCCAAGAACCTGCTGGATGTCATTGACCAGGCCCGGCTCAAGATGATCCATGCCCAGTCCCGGGGGTCACACTAG
- the LOC106570401 gene encoding focal adhesion kinase 1 isoform X25, with amino-acid sequence MPSTVSYGVDEARDYEIQRDRIELGRCIGEGQFGDVHQGVYNSPENPTLNVAIKTCKNSTSDSVREKFLQEALTMRQFDHPHIVKLIGVITENPVWIIMELCTMGELRSFLQVRKYNLDLSTLILFSHQLSTALAYLESKRFVHRDIAARNVLVSSTDCVMLGDFGLSRYMEDSSYYKASKGKLPIKWMAPESINFRRFTSASDVWMFGVCMWEILMYGIKPFQGVKNNDVIGRIENGERLAMPHNCPPTLYSLMTKCWAYDPSKRPRFTELKTQLSTILEEEKAQQEERLRMEMRRQVTVSWDSGGSDEAPPKPSRPGYPSPRSSEGFYPSPQHAGQLNHYQVGYPGPHGMPAMPSGGYPPQAGVLDPHETWNHHRPGDVPMWSPNMEDGGVLDLRGLGQVLPPHLMEERLMMQQQQMEEDQRWLEQEECFLKPESRNSRGSIDREDCSLQGPTGNQHIYQPVGLGKPEHVAPPKKPPRPGAPSHLGSLASLNPVDSYNEGVKPWRIQPQEISPPPTANLDRSNDKVYENVTGLVKAVIEMSSKIQPAPPEEYVPMVKEVGLALRTLLATVDETIPVLPASTHREIEMAQKLLNSDLAELINKMKLAQQYVLTSLQQDYKKQMLTAAHALAVDAKNLLDVIDQARLKMIHAQSRGSH; translated from the exons ATGCCCTCAA CAGTGAGCTATGGAGTAGATGAAG CCAGGGACTATGAGATCCAGAGAGACAGGATAGAGCTGGGACGCTGCATCGGCGAGGGACAGTTTGGAGATGTCCACCAGGGAGTCTACAACAGCCCG GAGAATCCCACTCTAAACGTGGCCATTAAAACATGCAAGAACAGCACGTCGGACAGCGTGCGCGAGAAGTTCCTTCAGGAAGCAC TGACCATGCGTCAGTTCGACCACCCCCACATAGTGAAGCTGATTGGTGTGATCACAGAAAACCCAGTGTGGATCATCATGGAGCTGTGCACGATGGGAGAG TTGAGGTCATTTTTACAAGTAAGGAAGTACAACCTGGACCTATCAACGTTGATCCTGTTCTCCCACCAGCTCAGCACAGCTTTGGCCTACCTGGAGAGCAAACGCTTTGTCCATAG GGACATTGCTGCCAGGAACGTGCTAGTGTCTTCCACAGACTGTGTGATGCTGGGAGACTTTGGCCTCTCCCGCTACATGGAAGACTCCTCCTACTACAAAG CTTCCAAAGGGAAACTGCCAATCAAATGGATGGCTCCAGAGTCCATCAACTTCAGACGCTTTACCTCAGCCAGCGACGTGTGGATGTTTG gtgtgtgtatgtgggagaTCCTCATGTACGGTATCAAGCCCTTCCAGGGGGTAAAGAACAATGATGTCATCGGGCGGATAGAGAACGGAGAGCGTCTGGCCATGCCCCACAACTGTCCCCCCACCCTGTACAGCCTGATGACCAAGTGCTGGGCCTACGACCCCAGCAAGAGACCCCGCTTCACAGAGCTCAAAACCCAGCTCAG TACTATCCTAGAGGAGGAGAAGGCCCAGCAGGAGGAGAGACTAAGGATGGAGATGAGACGTCAGGTCACTGTGTCCTGGGACTCAGGGGGCTCCGACGAGGCCCCCCCTAAA CCTAGCAGACCTGGTTACCCCAGCCCTCGGTCTAGTGAAGGATTCTACCCCAGCCCTCAGCACGCAGGGCAGCTCAACCATTACCAG GTCGGGTACCCTGGCCCCCACGGCATGCCCGCTATGCCCAGTGGCGGGTACCCTCCCCAGGCCGGTGTCCTGGACCCCCATGAGACCTGGAACCACCACCGGCCAGGGGACGTCCCCATGTGGTCCCCCAACATGGAG gatgGAGGTGTGTTGGACTTGCGTGGTTTGGGCCAGGTGCTGCCCCCCCACCTGATGGAGGAGAGGCTGATGATGCAGCAGCAGCAGATGGAGGAGGACCAGCGCTGGTTGGAGCAGGAGGAGTGCTTCCTG AAGCCAGAATCCAGGAACTCGCGGGGCAGCATTGACCGGGAGGACTGCAGTCTCCAGGGGCCG ACGGGAAACCAACACATATACCAACCAGTGGGACTGGGGAAACCAG agcaTGTGGCCCCTCCTAAGAAGCCTCCTCGTCCTGGAGCCCCCAGCCacctgggcagtctggccagccTCAACCCTGTAGACAGCTACAACGAGGGGGTCAAG CCCTGGAGG ATCCAGCCTCAGGAGATCAGCCCTCCCCCCACGGCCAACTTGGACCGCTCCAACGACAAGGTGTATGAGAACGTGACGGGCCTGGTCAAGGCTGTTATAGAGATGTCCAGTAAGATCCAGCCAGCCCCTCCAGAAGAGTACGTCCCTATGGTCAAG GAGGTGGGACTAGCTTTGAGAACCCTATTGGCCACAGTGGACGAGACCATACCAGTGTTACCAGCAAGCACACACAGAGAG ATTGAGATGGCCCAGAAGCTCTTGAACTCTGACCTGGCCGAGCTGATCAACAAGATGAAGCTGGCCCAGCAGTATGTCCTCACCAGCCTGCAGCAGGACTACAAGAAACAAATGCTGACTGCCGCACATGCCCTGGCTGTGGATGCCAAGAACCTGCTGGATGTCATTGACCAGGCCCGGCTCAAGATGATCCATGCCCAGTCCCGGGGGTCACACTAG
- the LOC106570401 gene encoding focal adhesion kinase 1 isoform X24 has product MPSTTSLYPNRPAVSYGVDEARDYEIQRDRIELGRCIGEGQFGDVHQGVYNSPENPTLNVAIKTCKNSTSDSVREKFLQEALTMRQFDHPHIVKLIGVITENPVWIIMELCTMGELRSFLQVRKYNLDLSTLILFSHQLSTALAYLESKRFVHRDIAARNVLVSSTDCVMLGDFGLSRYMEDSSYYKASKGKLPIKWMAPESINFRRFTSASDVWMFGVCMWEILMYGIKPFQGVKNNDVIGRIENGERLAMPHNCPPTLYSLMTKCWAYDPSKRPRFTELKTQLSTILEEEKAQQEERLRMEMRRQVTVSWDSGGSDEAPPKPSRPGYPSPRSSEGFYPSPQHAGQLNHYQVGYPGPHGMPAMPSGGYPPQAGVLDPHETWNHHRPGDVPMWSPNMEDGGVLDLRGLGQVLPPHLMEERLMMQQQQMEEDQRWLEQEECFLKPESRNSRGSIDREDCSLQGPTGNQHIYQPVGLGKPEHVAPPKKPPRPGAPSHLGSLASLNPVDSYNEGVKPWRIQPQEISPPPTANLDRSNDKVYENVTGLVKAVIEMSSKIQPAPPEEYVPMVKEVGLALRTLLATVDETIPVLPASTHREIEMAQKLLNSDLAELINKMKLAQQYVLTSLQQDYKKQMLTAAHALAVDAKNLLDVIDQARLKMIHAQSRGSH; this is encoded by the exons ATGCCCTCAA CCACCTCTCTTTATCCTAACCGCCCAGCAGTGAGCTATGGAGTAGATGAAG CCAGGGACTATGAGATCCAGAGAGACAGGATAGAGCTGGGACGCTGCATCGGCGAGGGACAGTTTGGAGATGTCCACCAGGGAGTCTACAACAGCCCG GAGAATCCCACTCTAAACGTGGCCATTAAAACATGCAAGAACAGCACGTCGGACAGCGTGCGCGAGAAGTTCCTTCAGGAAGCAC TGACCATGCGTCAGTTCGACCACCCCCACATAGTGAAGCTGATTGGTGTGATCACAGAAAACCCAGTGTGGATCATCATGGAGCTGTGCACGATGGGAGAG TTGAGGTCATTTTTACAAGTAAGGAAGTACAACCTGGACCTATCAACGTTGATCCTGTTCTCCCACCAGCTCAGCACAGCTTTGGCCTACCTGGAGAGCAAACGCTTTGTCCATAG GGACATTGCTGCCAGGAACGTGCTAGTGTCTTCCACAGACTGTGTGATGCTGGGAGACTTTGGCCTCTCCCGCTACATGGAAGACTCCTCCTACTACAAAG CTTCCAAAGGGAAACTGCCAATCAAATGGATGGCTCCAGAGTCCATCAACTTCAGACGCTTTACCTCAGCCAGCGACGTGTGGATGTTTG gtgtgtgtatgtgggagaTCCTCATGTACGGTATCAAGCCCTTCCAGGGGGTAAAGAACAATGATGTCATCGGGCGGATAGAGAACGGAGAGCGTCTGGCCATGCCCCACAACTGTCCCCCCACCCTGTACAGCCTGATGACCAAGTGCTGGGCCTACGACCCCAGCAAGAGACCCCGCTTCACAGAGCTCAAAACCCAGCTCAG TACTATCCTAGAGGAGGAGAAGGCCCAGCAGGAGGAGAGACTAAGGATGGAGATGAGACGTCAGGTCACTGTGTCCTGGGACTCAGGGGGCTCCGACGAGGCCCCCCCTAAA CCTAGCAGACCTGGTTACCCCAGCCCTCGGTCTAGTGAAGGATTCTACCCCAGCCCTCAGCACGCAGGGCAGCTCAACCATTACCAG GTCGGGTACCCTGGCCCCCACGGCATGCCCGCTATGCCCAGTGGCGGGTACCCTCCCCAGGCCGGTGTCCTGGACCCCCATGAGACCTGGAACCACCACCGGCCAGGGGACGTCCCCATGTGGTCCCCCAACATGGAG gatgGAGGTGTGTTGGACTTGCGTGGTTTGGGCCAGGTGCTGCCCCCCCACCTGATGGAGGAGAGGCTGATGATGCAGCAGCAGCAGATGGAGGAGGACCAGCGCTGGTTGGAGCAGGAGGAGTGCTTCCTG AAGCCAGAATCCAGGAACTCGCGGGGCAGCATTGACCGGGAGGACTGCAGTCTCCAGGGGCCG ACGGGAAACCAACACATATACCAACCAGTGGGACTGGGGAAACCAG agcaTGTGGCCCCTCCTAAGAAGCCTCCTCGTCCTGGAGCCCCCAGCCacctgggcagtctggccagccTCAACCCTGTAGACAGCTACAACGAGGGGGTCAAG CCCTGGAGG ATCCAGCCTCAGGAGATCAGCCCTCCCCCCACGGCCAACTTGGACCGCTCCAACGACAAGGTGTATGAGAACGTGACGGGCCTGGTCAAGGCTGTTATAGAGATGTCCAGTAAGATCCAGCCAGCCCCTCCAGAAGAGTACGTCCCTATGGTCAAG GAGGTGGGACTAGCTTTGAGAACCCTATTGGCCACAGTGGACGAGACCATACCAGTGTTACCAGCAAGCACACACAGAGAG ATTGAGATGGCCCAGAAGCTCTTGAACTCTGACCTGGCCGAGCTGATCAACAAGATGAAGCTGGCCCAGCAGTATGTCCTCACCAGCCTGCAGCAGGACTACAAGAAACAAATGCTGACTGCCGCACATGCCCTGGCTGTGGATGCCAAGAACCTGCTGGATGTCATTGACCAGGCCCGGCTCAAGATGATCCATGCCCAGTCCCGGGGGTCACACTAG